The following proteins are encoded in a genomic region of Chitinophagales bacterium:
- a CDS encoding TonB-dependent receptor, which yields MKKQLLLILGMLLVSGYMLGQVTTGAIAGKVMDSKKQPVEGAKIKVTHVPSGSVYGSTSRANGAYEVRGLRVGGPYTVEVSYLGKGKDRVDNVFVTLGEPIFVDLNLEESATLIKEVLVTSARNSIINENRTGAATNINSTMINSMPTGNRTLSDMTRLSPQSGASFSSSRLNNQNTFGGRDGRYNNLQVNGANLNNGFGLSSNLAPGGSGQPISLDAIEEIQVGVSPFDIRQAGFTGANINAVTRSGTNEWHGSAYTFHKTNGLVGDKVDTVNLDVKKNTNAIYGARLGGPIIKNKLFIFGSFETERNAFPGNTWVTRTGGFTGNPSNVSRDSLNKFSNFLRNTYKYETGASEGYGDEFVNQNLKFLGRVDWNINDNHKFYISYSQMNASEDNIVNATSAPNGLSRVSNTRVGESALSFQNSNYTLDHIVRTISAELNSTLNPIMHNQLLATYSYNNTIRNTPGSIFPFIDITSGGTNNYMSAGSELFSYKNDLINKNFIVTDNLNIDLKNNQLTIGASFENQLFENSFLGGGNLYYRYNSLNDFITNARPSAFSVAYPLNSQNGNTYVKASYSQLSAYIQDKFTISKRLTLTGGIRFELPFYDNSFLTANPAVDALKLNGPNGQPINFTSGQFPAQQLMVSPRFAFNWDALGNRNLQVRGGIGVFTGRIPFVWLTNQAGGIGTLVTNVAYTSTTQLNPIRFYTSLEDMKAKNPAEYAKLPQSNTSLPSSVVVVDQEFKMPQILRGDIGIDYKLPWYGLIATGEIMVSRDIDNVFQYNANLPNAQSTLSSASGDNRPRWTNNRANPALGQAFVLSNTNQGYSTVISLGIARQARKGLYGSFFYTRTISEDVSSNPGSQASSAWNSLPNNSSPNTQMLATSQYNTPHRLVGSLSYKFEYGNKKQLGTTVSIFFEGANPGRISYMYANDVNGDGSASDLIFIPNKGSDMNWQAFTANYRDANGVTQTRTISVADQIAAWDAFVAQDEYLSANKGKYAQRYEALYPWYTRMDMRILQDFNFKIKDRKHTIQFSLDIMNLPNLINSAWGVQKQLSIGGLSNNANYINSVANAGNPANPFYRLIPDANATLDNYKSTFVNDNSVFSTWSMQLGARYTF from the coding sequence ATGAAAAAACAATTATTGCTCATTTTGGGTATGCTATTGGTGTCAGGTTATATGCTAGGGCAGGTAACTACTGGAGCCATTGCAGGAAAAGTAATGGATAGTAAAAAGCAGCCAGTAGAAGGCGCTAAAATTAAAGTAACCCATGTACCTTCTGGTTCGGTCTATGGTTCTACTTCACGCGCGAATGGCGCTTATGAAGTACGAGGTCTTCGAGTAGGCGGTCCATACACAGTAGAGGTTAGCTATCTAGGCAAAGGAAAAGATAGAGTGGACAATGTATTCGTTACATTAGGAGAACCTATTTTTGTCGATTTGAATCTTGAAGAATCTGCTACCTTGATAAAGGAGGTTCTAGTGACGAGTGCTAGAAATAGTATTATTAACGAAAATAGAACAGGTGCAGCAACTAATATCAATTCGACAATGATTAATTCTATGCCTACTGGTAATAGAACTTTAAGCGATATGACAAGATTGTCTCCACAAAGTGGGGCTAGTTTTTCTTCTTCTCGATTAAATAATCAAAATACCTTTGGTGGTAGAGACGGAAGATATAACAATCTCCAGGTAAATGGAGCTAATTTAAATAATGGTTTTGGTCTTTCTTCAAATCTGGCACCAGGTGGTTCAGGACAGCCAATATCGCTGGACGCCATTGAAGAGATTCAGGTGGGAGTTTCTCCGTTTGATATTCGTCAGGCAGGTTTCACTGGAGCCAACATCAATGCTGTAACGAGAAGTGGTACGAATGAGTGGCATGGTTCAGCCTACACCTTTCATAAGACGAATGGCTTAGTAGGTGATAAGGTGGATACTGTAAATCTTGATGTCAAAAAAAATACGAATGCTATTTATGGAGCCAGATTAGGTGGACCAATAATTAAAAACAAGTTGTTTATCTTTGGTAGTTTCGAAACGGAAAGAAACGCTTTTCCAGGCAATACATGGGTTACTAGAACAGGAGGTTTCACCGGTAACCCTAGTAACGTAAGCAGAGATAGTTTAAACAAGTTTAGTAATTTTTTAAGAAATACCTATAAGTACGAAACTGGTGCTTCAGAAGGGTATGGAGACGAATTTGTCAATCAGAATTTGAAATTCTTAGGAAGAGTTGATTGGAACATCAATGACAACCATAAATTTTATATCAGCTACAGCCAAATGAATGCTTCAGAGGATAATATAGTAAATGCTACCTCAGCTCCAAATGGACTTTCTAGAGTATCGAATACTAGAGTTGGAGAGAGTGCACTCTCTTTTCAAAATTCAAACTACACTCTAGACCATATCGTAAGAACTATTTCTGCTGAATTGAACTCTACCTTAAATCCAATTATGCATAATCAGCTATTAGCTACCTATTCATATAATAACACGATCCGAAATACTCCAGGAAGTATATTTCCTTTTATTGATATTACGAGTGGAGGTACAAATAATTACATGTCAGCTGGTTCAGAGCTTTTCTCCTACAAAAATGACCTTATTAATAAAAACTTTATTGTTACCGATAATTTAAACATTGATTTGAAAAACAACCAGTTGACAATTGGAGCTTCATTTGAAAATCAATTGTTTGAAAATAGTTTCTTAGGTGGAGGCAATTTATATTATAGATATAATAGTTTAAATGACTTTATAACTAATGCCAGACCTTCTGCATTCTCGGTTGCATATCCTTTAAATTCACAAAATGGTAACACATATGTGAAGGCATCTTATTCACAATTAAGTGCTTATATCCAAGATAAGTTCACCATTTCTAAAAGATTAACTTTGACAGGAGGTATCAGATTTGAACTACCATTCTATGACAATTCATTTTTGACAGCAAATCCTGCAGTGGATGCCTTAAAGTTAAATGGACCAAATGGACAACCAATAAATTTTACATCTGGTCAGTTCCCTGCTCAACAATTGATGGTTTCTCCGAGATTTGCATTTAACTGGGATGCCTTAGGCAATAGAAATCTACAAGTAAGAGGTGGTATCGGAGTTTTCACAGGTCGAATACCTTTCGTTTGGTTAACTAATCAGGCTGGCGGCATTGGTACCTTGGTTACAAACGTTGCCTACACATCGACAACACAATTAAACCCAATTCGTTTCTATACCTCATTGGAAGATATGAAAGCAAAAAATCCTGCTGAGTATGCTAAATTACCACAAAGCAATACCTCGTTGCCATCATCTGTGGTGGTGGTAGATCAGGAGTTTAAAATGCCGCAGATTTTAAGAGGAGATATCGGTATTGACTACAAATTACCATGGTATGGTTTGATAGCCACAGGAGAAATAATGGTATCGAGAGATATTGATAATGTCTTCCAATACAATGCAAATCTACCTAATGCGCAGTCAACATTAAGCAGTGCAAGCGGAGATAATAGACCAAGATGGACAAATAATAGAGCCAACCCAGCTTTAGGTCAAGCCTTTGTCTTATCAAATACCAATCAAGGATATTCCACAGTTATTTCATTGGGTATTGCTCGTCAGGCTAGAAAAGGACTATACGGTTCCTTCTTCTATACTAGAACGATTTCAGAGGATGTATCGTCAAATCCGGGTTCTCAGGCTTCTTCAGCATGGAATTCATTGCCGAATAATTCATCGCCTAATACACAAATGTTAGCAACCTCACAGTACAACACACCTCATAGATTGGTAGGTTCATTATCCTATAAATTTGAATATGGAAATAAAAAACAATTAGGAACTACCGTTTCTATTTTCTTTGAAGGTGCTAATCCGGGAAGAATTAGCTATATGTATGCGAATGATGTCAATGGAGATGGCTCTGCTTCAGACTTGATCTTCATACCAAACAAAGGTAGCGATATGAACTGGCAAGCCTTTACAGCTAACTACAGAGATGCAAATGGTGTAACTCAAACTAGAACCATATCTGTAGCGGATCAAATAGCTGCTTGGGATGCATTTGTGGCACAAGATGAGTATTTAAGTGCAAATAAAGGCAAATATGCTCAACGCTATGAAGCTTTATATCCATGGTATACCAGAATGGATATGAGAATACTCCAAGATTTCAATTTTAAAATCAAGGATAGAAAGCATACGATTCAGTTCAGTTTAGATATCATGAATTTACCGAATTTAATTAATAGTGCATGGGGTGTTCAGAAACAGCTTTCAATTGGCGGTTTGTCTAATAATGCAAATTATATTAATTCTGTAGCTAATGCTGGAAATCCTGCTAACCCATTCTATCGATTGATTCCTGATGCTAATGCTACCTTAGACAACTATAAGTCTACTTTTGTAAATGATAACTCTGTATTTAGTACATGGTCTATGCAGTTAGGCGCTAGATATACATTCTAG
- a CDS encoding GIY-YIG nuclease family protein — translation MYFVYILYSSKFDKYYIGQTNNLSDRLTRHNAGSVKSTKPYLPWILELSIEKDSRRESMELERKLNNLGKEK, via the coding sequence ATGTATTTCGTTTATATCCTTTACTCAAGTAAGTTTGACAAGTATTATATTGGTCAAACAAACAATTTGTCTGATAGATTAACAAGACATAATGCAGGGTCGGTGAAGTCTACCAAACCTTACCTTCCTTGGATTTTAGAATTAAGCATTGAAAAAGATTCTCGACGTGAGTCTATGGAACTAGAAAGAAAACTTAATAATCTTGGTAAAGAAAAATAG
- a CDS encoding TM2 domain-containing protein, whose product MNPDNTIMLLPYSTPEERIMLTNLLLEKTVEEKSNFMKTYILQRKDPQQILLFTLIGFLGFAGIQRFVIDEIGMGIIYFLTGGFCLIGTIIDAIRYKEIAFEYNKKMASLVYNTVFS is encoded by the coding sequence ATGAACCCAGATAACACCATAATGCTACTGCCATACAGTACACCCGAGGAGAGAATTATGCTAACGAATCTCCTTCTAGAAAAGACGGTTGAAGAAAAATCAAATTTCATGAAGACTTATATCCTTCAGAGAAAAGACCCACAGCAAATTTTGCTTTTTACTCTAATCGGATTTTTAGGTTTTGCTGGTATTCAACGTTTTGTAATTGATGAAATAGGAATGGGTATAATATATTTTCTAACTGGGGGTTTTTGCCTCATCGGGACAATTATTGACGCTATTCGTTATAAAGAAATAGCGTTTGAATACAATAAGAAAATGGCAAGTCTTGTTTATAATACCGTTTTTTCTTAA
- a CDS encoding DUF3276 family protein yields MENKDTNNGVYSHKVRAGKRRTYFFDVRATKFDDYYIIITESKKRFDQEGYERHKIFLYKEDFNKFVDGLNKVVNYVKQDLMPNFDFDAFNSDSDDSSDGADEAEG; encoded by the coding sequence GTGGAAAATAAGGATACAAATAATGGTGTATACTCACATAAAGTGAGAGCGGGAAAGAGAAGAACCTATTTTTTCGATGTAAGAGCGACCAAGTTTGATGATTATTATATAATCATAACTGAGAGCAAGAAAAGATTTGATCAAGAAGGTTACGAACGCCACAAAATTTTCTTATACAAGGAAGATTTTAATAAGTTCGTGGATGGTCTAAATAAGGTCGTTAATTATGTCAAGCAAGATTTGATGCCTAATTTTGACTTTGATGCCTTTAATTCCGACTCTGATGATTCCTCAGATGGAGCTGATGAAGCAGAAGGATAG
- the msrA gene encoding peptide-methionine (S)-S-oxide reductase MsrA yields the protein MNMLAELIIGGGCFWCTEAMFLSLDGVTKVESGYSGGTVKNPSYKEVCTGETGHAECVRITYDPTKISYDDLIDIHLHSHDPTTLNRQGGDIGTQYRSVIFYKTENEKKHLAERLKLAQKDFPKPIVTTLEKMTVFYIAEDYHQNYYALNKDKNPYCQVVSEKLYKMMKKYSSKLKK from the coding sequence ATGAATATGTTAGCTGAATTAATAATAGGAGGAGGATGCTTTTGGTGCACAGAGGCTATGTTTTTGAGCCTAGACGGAGTCACTAAGGTCGAAAGCGGTTATAGTGGCGGCACGGTCAAGAACCCGAGTTATAAAGAAGTCTGTACAGGAGAAACGGGACATGCAGAATGTGTGCGAATCACCTATGACCCTACAAAAATCAGCTACGATGATTTAATAGATATCCACCTCCACTCGCATGATCCTACCACACTCAATAGACAAGGTGGAGACATAGGTACACAATACCGATCAGTTATTTTTTATAAGACCGAAAATGAAAAGAAGCATTTAGCTGAAAGGCTGAAGTTAGCACAAAAAGATTTCCCCAAACCAATAGTGACTACCCTTGAAAAAATGACTGTATTTTACATTGCGGAAGACTATCATCAAAACTATTATGCACTGAATAAAGATAAGAATCCATATTGTCAAGTAGTAAGCGAAAAACTATATAAAATGATGAAGAAATATTCTTCAAAACTCAAGAAATAA
- the msrB gene encoding peptide-methionine (R)-S-oxide reductase MsrB, whose translation MIITWYIILKLATEGNAEPPKRVEKTDEEWKKILTEDEYYVTRKHGTERPGSGAFCTAFDPGIYACKCCKTLLFDATTKFESGTGWPSFTQPIADNVIKYIVDNSLSRERIETRCNVCDAHLGHVFPDGPEPTGLRYCMNSIALEKVK comes from the coding sequence ATGATTATTACATGGTACATTATTTTGAAACTAGCTACCGAAGGCAATGCTGAGCCGCCAAAGCGAGTAGAAAAGACAGATGAAGAATGGAAAAAAATATTGACGGAAGATGAATATTATGTGACTCGTAAACATGGTACTGAGCGCCCAGGTTCAGGTGCATTTTGCACGGCATTCGACCCAGGGATATACGCTTGTAAATGTTGTAAAACGCTCTTGTTCGACGCTACCACCAAATTCGAGTCTGGTACGGGATGGCCAAGCTTCACACAACCTATAGCTGATAATGTCATAAAATATATCGTTGATAATTCACTATCAAGAGAACGCATAGAGACCAGGTGCAATGTATGCGACGCCCATCTAGGTCATGTATTCCCAGATGGCCCAGAACCTACGGGTTTGCGTTATTGTATGAATTCGATTGCATTGGAGAAGGTGAAATGA
- a CDS encoding superoxide dismutase encodes MAFQLPSLNYDYNALEPHIDARTMEIHHSKHHNAYVTNLNAALDGQEAANFAIEDIVKNISKYPMPVRNNGGGHWNHAFFWNILSPNGGGNPTGPLADKITAQFGSFEAMKEEFNKAATTRFGSGWAWLCKKADGSLCICSTPNQDNPLMDIAECPGTPIIGLDVWEHAYYLNYQNRRPDYIAAFWNVVDWNQANANYSA; translated from the coding sequence ATGGCTTTTCAATTACCTTCTTTAAACTACGATTATAATGCACTAGAACCTCATATCGATGCTAGAACTATGGAAATACACCATTCCAAGCATCATAATGCTTATGTCACCAACCTCAATGCAGCATTGGATGGACAAGAAGCAGCGAATTTCGCTATCGAAGATATTGTAAAAAATATTTCTAAATATCCTATGCCAGTGAGAAATAATGGTGGCGGACATTGGAATCACGCATTTTTCTGGAATATATTGAGTCCAAATGGAGGAGGCAATCCTACAGGACCTTTGGCTGATAAAATCACTGCACAGTTTGGTTCATTTGAAGCTATGAAGGAAGAATTCAATAAAGCTGCGACAACTCGGTTCGGCTCAGGTTGGGCTTGGCTTTGCAAAAAAGCAGACGGCAGTCTATGTATTTGCTCTACTCCAAATCAAGATAATCCTTTGATGGATATTGCAGAATGTCCTGGCACACCTATCATAGGTTTAGATGTATGGGAGCATGCATATTATCTTAATTATCAGAATAGAAGACCTGACTATATCGCTGCATTTTGGAATGTAGTAGATTGGAATCAGGCGAATGCGAATTATTCAGCGTAG
- a CDS encoding aldehyde dehydrogenase family protein, which translates to MEFLKALGIESINKGTSTGSVFLDTTSDLIESYSPVNGQKIGAVYTTTDTDYQAVMNKAQEAFKVWRNIPAPKRGEIVRQCGEEFRKYKQELGQLVSYEMGKSLQEGLGEVQEIIDICDFAVGLSRQLYGLTMHSERPNHRMYEQYHPLGIVGIISAFNFPVAVWSWNAMLAWVCGDVCIWKPSEKTPLCGIACQNIINKVFERNQVPEGVSCLINGDYRVGEWMSKDERIPLVSATGSTRMGKIVAQTVAARLGRSLLELGGNNAIIITESADLKMVIPGAVFGAVGTAGQRCTSTRRLIIHSSVYDKVKENLLLAYKQIKIGNPLDTNNHMGPLIDVDAVNTYLNAIKAVKEQGGTLLLEGSQLTIEGSNCYVSPSIAEVKNDMPIVQHETFAPILYLMKYDDLDEAIAMQNDVKQGLSSAIMTLNMREAEKFLSANGSDCGIANVNIGTSGAEIGGAFGGEKETGGGRESGSDSWKVYMRRQTNTINYGSDLPLAQGIKFEL; encoded by the coding sequence ATGGAATTTCTCAAAGCATTAGGCATTGAATCAATCAATAAAGGCACATCGACAGGAAGCGTATTTTTGGATACTACTTCTGATTTAATAGAATCCTATTCCCCCGTCAATGGGCAGAAAATAGGAGCAGTCTATACCACGACAGATACAGATTATCAAGCCGTCATGAATAAGGCACAAGAAGCGTTTAAGGTTTGGAGAAATATCCCTGCTCCAAAGCGTGGAGAGATCGTGCGACAATGTGGAGAGGAGTTCCGTAAATATAAGCAAGAACTAGGTCAGCTGGTGAGTTATGAGATGGGTAAATCGTTACAAGAAGGACTGGGAGAAGTTCAGGAAATAATTGATATCTGTGACTTTGCTGTAGGACTTTCCCGTCAATTGTATGGATTGACTATGCATAGCGAACGACCGAATCACAGAATGTATGAGCAATATCACCCTTTAGGTATTGTAGGTATTATATCTGCATTTAACTTTCCTGTGGCGGTGTGGAGCTGGAATGCTATGTTAGCTTGGGTTTGCGGGGATGTCTGTATTTGGAAACCCTCTGAGAAAACCCCGCTATGTGGTATCGCTTGTCAGAATATTATCAATAAAGTATTTGAACGCAATCAAGTGCCAGAAGGCGTCAGTTGCCTAATCAATGGAGATTATAGAGTAGGAGAATGGATGTCAAAAGACGAGCGTATTCCATTGGTGTCTGCTACAGGTTCTACTCGCATGGGAAAAATTGTAGCTCAGACTGTAGCTGCTCGATTGGGCAGAAGTCTTTTAGAATTAGGTGGTAATAATGCTATTATCATTACAGAATCTGCTGATTTGAAAATGGTCATTCCAGGGGCTGTCTTCGGTGCAGTGGGTACTGCTGGACAACGATGCACCAGTACACGAAGATTGATTATTCATAGCTCGGTGTATGACAAGGTCAAGGAAAATTTATTGCTAGCTTATAAACAAATCAAAATAGGAAATCCTCTCGATACCAATAACCACATGGGACCATTGATCGATGTCGATGCGGTCAATACTTATCTGAATGCGATTAAAGCTGTCAAGGAACAAGGTGGAACACTATTGCTCGAAGGAAGTCAATTGACGATAGAAGGCAGTAATTGTTATGTGTCGCCATCGATAGCAGAAGTGAAAAATGATATGCCTATTGTGCAACATGAGACCTTTGCACCTATTTTATATCTGATGAAATATGATGATTTAGACGAGGCGATTGCTATGCAAAACGATGTCAAACAAGGTCTATCAAGTGCTATCATGACTTTGAATATGCGAGAGGCAGAGAAATTTTTATCTGCAAATGGCTCAGACTGCGGTATAGCTAATGTCAATATTGGTACTTCTGGAGCAGAGATAGGAGGTGCATTCGGCGGTGAAAAAGAAACAGGTGGTGGACGTGAATCAGGCTCTGATAGCTGGAAAGTCTATATGCGCAGACAAACCAATACCATTAATTATGGTAGTGATCTTCCTTTGGCGCAGGGAATCAAGTTTGAGTTGTAG